GATTTTACTCACCATGTCAGACCCCCAAACTGTTAGCGCTGCTGTTGCCAAACTCTACAACACATACCCTTTTCCGCCTGACCCTTTGCTGGATGAACCACCTCCGGGTTACAATTGGCGCTGGAATTGGCTAGCTGCTCATAGCTTCTGCACAGGTCAAAAACCTCAAAGGCAAGATATCCGCATTTTAGATGCTGGTTGTGGTACAGGCGTGGGTACTGAGTACTTAGTTCACCTCAATCCTCAAGCTGATGTTGTGGGAATTGACCTCAGTGCTGGTGCTTTGGCAATGGCAAAAGAACGTTGTCAGCGTTCTGGGGCTAACCGAGTAGAATTTCATCAACTCAGTTTGTTCGATGCAGAACAGTTACCTGGTGAATTTGATTTAATTAACTGCGTTGGCGTTTTGCACCATACCCACGATCCCATTCGTGGTATTCAAGCTTTAGCTAAAAAGCTAGCCCCTGGCGGCTTTTTCCACATCTTCGTCTACGGAGAATTGGGGCGCTGGGAAATTCAACTCATGCAAAAAGCGATCGCCCTCCTCCAAGGTGACAAAAAAGGCGACTACCGCGATGGTGTACAAGTCGGACGAAAAATATTTGCTTCCCTACCAGAAAATAACCGTATTGTCAAATACGAAAAACAACGCTGGTCAATGGAAAACCACATGGATGAACACTTTGCGGATATGTATGTTCATCCCCAGGAGATTGACTACAACATTGAGACGCTGTTTGAGTTAATAGATGCTTCTGGCTTGGAGTTTATTGGCTTCTCTAATCCTGGTTTTTGGCAATTAGACAGACTTTTGAGCAAAGCCCCAGATTTGATCGAAAGAGCTAAAGGATTAAGCGATCGCCAACGCTACCGCCTGATAGAATTATTAGATCCAGAAGTAACTCATTATGAGTTTTTCCTCGGTCGTCCTCCCCTGCTGAAAAATGATTGGTTAGAGGATGAAGCTTTATTAGCAGCAATTCCCGAACTCAATCCCTGTATGGACGGATGGCCAAGTAAAGGTATCTTTAACCAAGATTATCAGATAGTCAAATTATCTGAAGAGGAGTTTGAATTTTTACAAGCCTGTGATGGCAACTCAACAATAAAAGAGATATTAGCGAGGGTACAACTGGGGTTAGAAGGAGTCAGAACCATCCTCAAACAACACCTAATTTTGTTGACAGCGGGTTAATAGTCAGTTGTCAGTTGTCAGTGGTCAGTGGTCAGTTGTTATTCTCCCCCTCTCCCCTGCTCCCCTGCTCCCCATCTCCCCCGCTCCCCATCCCCCCATCAAGGAGATGGGCGATCGCCAAGTGGCAGCTTTTGATAAATCTAATGTAAATTAAGAGAGTACCCAAGAATTGCCAAAGATATTGGGTATGACACATCAAAACAAGTTGGAGTTTGACAAAATTCAGCAACAGTGCGATTTCTCCTCAAGCAGCTGATTTGATGAACACCAATTTAATGGTTACACTTGATGCTGATGATACAACGACCCTGGAGGACAGTTACTCACCTAGAAAAAGGCGAAAATTAGCAGAAATTTGGAATTATCTCCGCTTCAGCTTTCAATCGCTCTCTTGCTTGTGTGAGTGCGACTTCTGCAACTTATGTAATGGTGACAAGAAGTTAATTGTTTTTTTCTAAAGTATTGTTACCGGATCGTGATATGATTCAGCTGACTGAATGTGCAGTCATCATCTTTAACTGTACTGGTTTCAAGTCCCGTGAGCTTGTCAGAAGAATCAGTTGTACCCACTCCCAAAACGCGACAAGATGCTAAACCTGGTTCTGAAGACACAGAATCATATAACTCTATGGGAGAGTTCTATCAACTCTACCAGAAGTTGTTGGTAATCACACTTGTCTTGACGGGGATTATTTTTA
Above is a window of Nostoc sp. UHCC 0702 DNA encoding:
- a CDS encoding class I SAM-dependent methyltransferase; the protein is MSDPQTVSAAVAKLYNTYPFPPDPLLDEPPPGYNWRWNWLAAHSFCTGQKPQRQDIRILDAGCGTGVGTEYLVHLNPQADVVGIDLSAGALAMAKERCQRSGANRVEFHQLSLFDAEQLPGEFDLINCVGVLHHTHDPIRGIQALAKKLAPGGFFHIFVYGELGRWEIQLMQKAIALLQGDKKGDYRDGVQVGRKIFASLPENNRIVKYEKQRWSMENHMDEHFADMYVHPQEIDYNIETLFELIDASGLEFIGFSNPGFWQLDRLLSKAPDLIERAKGLSDRQRYRLIELLDPEVTHYEFFLGRPPLLKNDWLEDEALLAAIPELNPCMDGWPSKGIFNQDYQIVKLSEEEFEFLQACDGNSTIKEILARVQLGLEGVRTILKQHLILLTAG